Proteins encoded in a region of the Sulfurimonas marina genome:
- a CDS encoding HP0495 family protein, translated as METLNDRLKGEKLELTYPCSWCYKVIATEKAALEQAVRDVLLEREHKLTHSNNSKTGKYVSMNLDLLVHNEDDRQFIYDALKQHQNIKMVL; from the coding sequence GTGGAGACTTTAAACGATAGACTAAAAGGTGAAAAGCTAGAGCTTACATACCCTTGCTCTTGGTGTTATAAAGTGATAGCAACTGAAAAAGCTGCACTTGAACAAGCAGTGAGGGATGTTTTACTTGAAAGAGAACATAAACTGACTCACTCAAACAACTCAAAAACCGGAAAGTATGTAAGTATGAATCTTGATTTGTTAGTACACAATGAAGATGATAGACAATTTATATATGATGCTTTAAAACAACATCAAAATATAAAAATGGTGTTATAG
- a CDS encoding DUF6781 family protein, with amino-acid sequence MENSKLQKDVDSFFGGLDLESVDTQKIETLTTQIINNQISDIENELETLLKKKEELERSIEKKSEEIQEKKYEVFNAIEEKLQNSPSAFTKLHQVKLQSIDLYEILSEIVESAIITALEKERDSDFKEYLIETIKEITFESIKEGSLNTIRIRKILSTILAIAIDVAEAEPNKAQEILSATTKGMRSGLIKSIHRFKKRLAYMPMEAKHILIEDYDTIMEDLNQTDTIFSQVVINQASQSSSVVHKILLDINKEMKYDLEELLTVSKETAEVMKNKFANFAKLAVKKADSAIHSQKAQEAKRMGKQAFETAKFALGSAIKTAKDAIDKKKS; translated from the coding sequence ATGGAAAATAGTAAATTACAAAAAGATGTAGATAGTTTTTTTGGAGGCCTTGATCTAGAGAGTGTTGATACGCAAAAAATTGAAACACTTACTACTCAGATTATCAATAACCAAATCTCCGATATTGAAAACGAACTCGAAACCCTTTTAAAGAAGAAAGAGGAACTTGAACGTTCTATAGAAAAAAAGTCTGAAGAGATTCAAGAGAAGAAATATGAAGTTTTCAATGCTATAGAAGAGAAACTACAAAACTCTCCATCTGCTTTTACTAAGCTCCATCAAGTAAAACTCCAATCAATTGACCTCTACGAAATTTTAAGTGAAATAGTAGAATCAGCCATTATTACAGCTCTTGAAAAAGAGCGTGACAGTGATTTTAAAGAGTATTTGATCGAGACAATTAAAGAAATCACTTTTGAATCTATCAAAGAGGGTTCACTCAATACTATCCGTATCAGAAAGATCCTCTCAACTATCCTTGCGATTGCAATAGATGTCGCTGAAGCTGAACCAAATAAAGCACAAGAGATTTTAAGTGCGACAACAAAAGGGATGCGTTCAGGTCTTATTAAATCAATCCATAGATTTAAAAAACGTTTAGCGTATATGCCTATGGAAGCAAAACATATCTTGATCGAAGACTATGATACTATTATGGAAGATCTTAATCAGACAGATACTATCTTCTCTCAAGTTGTAATAAACCAGGCTTCACAAAGCTCATCTGTAGTTCACAAAATTCTTCTTGATATTAATAAAGAGATGAAATATGACCTTGAAGAACTGCTTACAGTTTCTAAAGAGACAGCTGAAGTGATGAAAAATAAATTTGCAAACTTTGCAAAACTTGCTGTTAAAAAAGCTGATTCTGCTATACATTCGCAAAAAGCGCAAGAAGCAAAAAGAATGGGTAAACAAGCATTTGAAACTGCAAAATTTGCACTTGGAAGTGCCATAAAAACAGCTAAAGACGCAATTGATAAAAAGAAGAGTTAA
- the soxC gene encoding sulfite dehydrogenase — MDKKSQENIDNLSNSTEKSIGRRDFFRKTAAMAGTAIAGTSLLSSNAMANEHAGGNGEEAILGTPEWATKWGDPVTKNLYGMPSKYEHNVTRRYTKLLASGNFRASIAVTPIQESMGIITPNGLFFSRCHGGVAHIDPNEHRLMITGLVEKPLVLTMEELKRYPSVTRTHFIECPANGGQEWRGPQYNSLQFSKGFMSCAEWTGVYIKDILKDLGVKPEALWMLAEGGDSSKMGRTIPMEKVLDDAMIVWGQNGEALRPEQGYPIRLLVPGWEGNLCVKWLRRLDFASEPWYCKEETSKYTVLKPNGHIMQHTYANEVNSTVTSPSPEIDWSNLKDGDIVEIEGLAWSGMGTITGVDISFDGGKNYVEAELKGLVLPKCWTRFSYMHKYKKGEELLLTSRATDDAGYIQPTIDQELTKVGVEAVYHRNAVETWKVEKDGTVTHVQIRSELTRDKDGNVVIEKKGEA; from the coding sequence GTGGATAAAAAATCTCAAGAAAACATAGATAATTTATCTAACAGTACTGAAAAAAGTATTGGCAGAAGAGACTTTTTCAGAAAAACAGCTGCTATGGCTGGTACTGCAATAGCTGGTACTTCGCTACTATCGTCTAATGCTATGGCGAATGAACATGCTGGTGGAAATGGTGAAGAAGCTATTCTTGGAACACCAGAGTGGGCTACAAAATGGGGAGATCCTGTTACTAAAAACCTTTACGGAATGCCTTCAAAATATGAGCACAATGTAACTAGAAGATATACTAAGCTACTAGCATCTGGTAACTTTAGAGCTTCAATTGCAGTAACACCTATTCAAGAATCAATGGGAATTATTACTCCAAATGGATTATTCTTCTCTCGTTGTCACGGTGGTGTTGCACACATCGATCCTAATGAGCATAGATTAATGATTACAGGTTTAGTGGAAAAACCTTTAGTATTAACTATGGAAGAATTAAAAAGATATCCAAGTGTAACTCGTACACACTTCATCGAATGTCCGGCTAATGGTGGACAAGAGTGGAGAGGACCACAATATAACTCTTTACAATTCTCTAAAGGTTTTATGTCTTGTGCTGAGTGGACTGGTGTTTACATCAAAGATATCTTAAAAGACCTTGGGGTAAAACCAGAAGCTTTATGGATGCTTGCAGAGGGTGGCGACTCATCTAAAATGGGTAGAACAATCCCTATGGAAAAAGTTCTTGACGATGCTATGATCGTTTGGGGACAAAATGGTGAGGCTCTTCGTCCAGAGCAAGGTTACCCAATTCGTTTACTTGTTCCAGGTTGGGAAGGTAACTTATGTGTTAAATGGTTAAGAAGATTAGACTTCGCTAGTGAGCCATGGTACTGTAAAGAAGAAACTTCTAAATATACTGTTCTTAAACCAAACGGTCATATTATGCAACACACTTATGCAAATGAAGTTAACTCAACTGTAACTTCTCCATCACCAGAAATTGACTGGTCAAACCTAAAAGATGGTGATATTGTAGAGATCGAAGGTCTTGCATGGTCAGGTATGGGTACAATCACTGGTGTTGATATCTCATTTGACGGTGGTAAAAACTACGTTGAAGCTGAACTAAAAGGTCTTGTATTACCTAAATGTTGGACACGTTTTAGCTATATGCATAAATACAAAAAAGGTGAAGAACTATTACTTACTTCACGTGCTACTGATGATGCTGGTTATATCCAACCAACAATTGATCAAGAGCTGACTAAAGTTGGTGTTGAAGCGGTTTACCACAGAAATGCTGTTGAAACTTGGAAAGTTGAAAAAGACGGAACAGTAACTCACGTTCAAATCCGTTCAGAACTTACTCGTGACAAAGACGGTAATGTTGTAATTGAGAAAAAAGGAGAAGCGTAA